The genomic interval TCTGTGATTCGGAGTAACCATTTTACCGGCAATGGAGCCAATGGTATGACCATCTATGGCACATCGAATCCAGAAGTCCGAGATAATGTCTTTGACAATACCGGATTTGGCATTAACATTAATCAAAATGCTACACCATTAATTATCAATAATCAAATTATCAATAATCGCGATGGCGTGGTCGTGCAAGCCAAAGCAACCCCCATTTTACGGGACAATCGCATCGAGAATAATCGGCGTAATGGGTTGGTGGCGATCTCTGAATCTCAACCTAATCTCGGTACATCGAATGAACCAGGAAACAATCAATTCAGTAATAACGGCGAATATGATATTAATGCTCAGGGCGCGAAAAATACGATTCCTGCCTATGGCAATCAACTGATTACCCGTCGTATTGCGGGTCGTCTGGACTTCCAAGGAACGGCTGCCTTGATTCAGTCGGCTCCAGAAAACTCGCGTCCGAGTCCCCCTCCCTTATTGCTACCTACCCCTTCTCGTCCTGTTGCTCCTCCTCCAACGAATAACTCCCCTACTCCTGCACCGATTCCCATTCCCGTTCCCCCTCCCCAATCCAGGACACCTCTTCCTGCACCTCCTGCCCCCCAGCAGCGATCGCCTCTTCCTGCTCCCAACCGTAGCTCTTCGGTAACCTCCCAAGTTCCTAACTTAGATCCCCTTCCTGTTCCCAATATCGATATTCCTTTAGGAGATAACCGCTATGCCGGTCGCATTCCTAACCGCGCCAGTGCGCCGGGAACCCCTCCCCCTCCTCCGACTAGCGTGGCTTCTGCTTTAGGCTTGCGCTATCGAGTGATTGTTTATGCTTCCTCTACTCAAGACCAAAACCGGGTGAAATCCGTCGTTCCGGATGCCTTCCGCAGTTCTTACCAAGGGCGATCGGTGCTTCAAGTCGGCGCATTTGCAACGGTAGAAGAAGCTCAAGACAGGCTGGAGTTAGTCCGCAATACTGGGGTACGAGCAGAATTGGTAGACTATTAGATCGCTAAATTGGTAGAGTATTAAATTAAGTCAAAAGTAAAAAGTAATGGGAAGTAATGGGAGATCTCTACATCTCCTCATTTTCCTGCTTTTTTACCCCATAAGACTTTCAATTAATCCACATAGGAGTGAGTTGATCGATTTATGCATATTCATCACCTCGAAGAATGGCAACATTCCCATGATTTTTTAGTCGATCGCCATAGCGCCGAACGAAAAACCCAAATCGTGACGGCTCTTACCCTGGTTACGATGATTGGTGAGATTGTAGCCGGTACAATCTTTGGTTCGATGGCTTTACTGGCTGATGGCTGGCACATGGCTACCCATCTGGCTGCCTTTGGTATTACACTCTTTGCCTATCAATATGCTCGCTCTCATGCCAATAACCCCAAATATACATTTGGCACGGGTAAAGTTAGCACTCTCGGAGGGTTTGCTAGTGCGGTGGCTCTGGCAGTGGTTGCTTGTGTGATGGTGGTGGAGTCCATTGGTCGTTTATTACAACCGGAAGCAATTCAATTTAATGAGGCGATTATTGTTGCGGTGATTGGTTTGGTTGTGAATTTAGTGAGCGCTCTGTTGTTAGAGGATCATCACGATCATGCTCACGAACATCACGATCGCGATCATGCTCACGAGCATCACAAGCATCACGATCATAATCTTCGTGCTGCCTATTTCCATGTGTTAGCTGATGCTTTAACCTCAATTTTGGCAATACTGGCTCTGTTTGCTGGCAAGTTTCTGGGTTGGATCTGGATGGATGCTGCCATGGGTGCGATCGGAGCGATGGTGATTAGCAAATGGTCTTATAATCTGTTGCGAGAAACCAGTGGTCTGTTGCTCGATGGGGCGATCGACAAACAAACCAAGCTCGATATTATTCATCAGATTGAACAGGATGCAGATAATCGGGTCGTGGATTTGCATGTCTGGTATCTGAGTGAAGATCATTTAGCCGCAACCATTTCCCTGGTTACCCACTATCCCCAAGAACCTGAATATTATAAAACGCTTCTTGCTCCCATTTCTGCCCTTTCTCATGTGTTGGTTGAAGTTAATCCCTGTAAGGGAGAACCTTGTATAGAAGTGGCATCAAGTAACCTTTAAAAGAGGATTAATTAATCCATCCTTTAATCTCTTTTTCGGTTAACAATCGCTCGAGTTTAATATACTCACTTTTTGTCGCTTCATACAGGTGTTTCATCATCACGGATTCACCAGAATCGGCGGCTAAAAATGCGGCGTTGAGGGCAATATTGCGAATGTTTCCGCCCGCCACATTGAGGTTAGAAAGTTTTCGGGCATCTAAGCCTTCGGTCGGTGTTTTTGCTGGAAAAATTCGCTGCCAAATGGCTTCGCGACTATCACGATCTGGAAAGGGAAATTGGACGATAAAGCGGATACGGCGCAGAAAGGCTTGATCGATCCCCCCTTTCAGGTTAGTGGTTAGCACGCATAATCCCTGATAAGCCTCGATACTTTGCAGTAAATAACTGACTTCCATGTTCGCGTAGCGATCGCGGCTATCCTGCACTTCTGAACGCTTTCCAAATAGAGCATCGGCTTCATCAAACAACAGGATCGCGCCCCCCATTTCGGCAGCATTAAATACCTGTTTTAAGTTTTTCTCGGTTTCACCAATATATTTACTGACGACTGAACTTAAATCAATCCGATATAAATCCAACTTTAACTCACGGGCAATAATCCCGGCTGCTAAGGTTTTACCTGTGCCACTTTGCCCGGAAAACAGGGCGCTAATGCCCAATCCGCGTCGCTCATTGCCAGCAAATCCCCACTCTTCATACACTCGTACCCTCTGTCGTAAGTGGGCAACCATTTGATACAAAGTTTGTTTATGCTGTGCAGGTAAAATCAAATCCTCCCAACTGGCTTTAGTTTCAATCCGAACAGCGAGATCGTCTAAACTGGGTCGAGCTTGCAAGCGGCAAAAGTGCCAGAGGCGATCGCCAATAATATCCGGTTCCGTAAGTTCGGTTTCTAAGGTCGAACAAGCCGCCTTAATCGTCGTCGAGGGTAAATTAAATTGGGACGTAATCCCCTCTAAATGGCCGTTGAGTTTTTCAGTAGCATCTCCCAAATGGGTTTGCCACAGTTGCAATTGTTCATCATAAGAAAGCTTGGGAACATCAAACGTCAGCAGAGGAACATTAACTGAAGAAAACCGGATCGAAGTGGAAATTATAACCGGCGTTTTCAAGTCTTGGATAAAGTCAGTTAAAATTGCCTGTTGGCTCACTTCTGAGCCTTTAACCGGATCGTATTCCAATAACAGTAAAGTTGGAGCCAAGAGCATCCCCCGTCGCCACCGAAAAACCATATGTTTTAGCTCCTTCGGATCGCTGGGTAAATGGCGACTGGACAGTACTTGTACGGGCAGTTGAAAATAGTCCCCAATATTTTGGGCGATCACCCGTTTATCTTCTAAATTCCATCCGCATAACTGTACCGGATGGGACGTGAGTAAACCAGAAATAGCCAACTCGACAATCTTTTGATGGGATACCGATAAAGAAGGAGCAGGGAGGGCAAGAGATTCAAGCAGTAGAGCTAATTCTTGGTCCTGATAAACATTCCCCAATAAATAATGTAAAATGCTCTCATCTATCTCAAGTTTGGTGTGAGTAATATCTTCATTTTCTGCTAAAC from Roseofilum reptotaenium CS-1145 carries:
- a CDS encoding DUF1565 domain-containing protein, translated to MNRTIVNSSTVLFTLLTLSLSTAIAPKPVLASESIAQLTPGVSTERPTLWVNPQTGNDQSGNGTSQAPYRTLTYALRMASTNHIIQLSAGTYSQQTGEVFPIQLKPNVIVVGNPDNKGQNVIIQGGGRFISPTFARQNITLLGANDAALAGVTVTNPNGRGYGLWIESSSLVVADNTFTGNVHDGISITGRSGSVIRSNHFTGNGANGMTIYGTSNPEVRDNVFDNTGFGININQNATPLIINNQIINNRDGVVVQAKATPILRDNRIENNRRNGLVAISESQPNLGTSNEPGNNQFSNNGEYDINAQGAKNTIPAYGNQLITRRIAGRLDFQGTAALIQSAPENSRPSPPPLLLPTPSRPVAPPPTNNSPTPAPIPIPVPPPQSRTPLPAPPAPQQRSPLPAPNRSSSVTSQVPNLDPLPVPNIDIPLGDNRYAGRIPNRASAPGTPPPPPTSVASALGLRYRVIVYASSTQDQNRVKSVVPDAFRSSYQGRSVLQVGAFATVEEAQDRLELVRNTGVRAELVDY
- the dmeF gene encoding CDF family Co(II)/Ni(II) efflux transporter DmeF, whose protein sequence is MHIHHLEEWQHSHDFLVDRHSAERKTQIVTALTLVTMIGEIVAGTIFGSMALLADGWHMATHLAAFGITLFAYQYARSHANNPKYTFGTGKVSTLGGFASAVALAVVACVMVVESIGRLLQPEAIQFNEAIIVAVIGLVVNLVSALLLEDHHDHAHEHHDRDHAHEHHKHHDHNLRAAYFHVLADALTSILAILALFAGKFLGWIWMDAAMGAIGAMVISKWSYNLLRETSGLLLDGAIDKQTKLDIIHQIEQDADNRVVDLHVWYLSEDHLAATISLVTHYPQEPEYYKTLLAPISALSHVLVEVNPCKGEPCIEVASSNL
- a CDS encoding ATP-binding protein — translated: MQYLSLCIGEIHRRLDRQIRQRQNLDLDLADTPSIDLDVLPSDMEEPLPALEQLCKVFELSPFERKVLLLCAARTLHPQVPALCAHAQGDANLTYPTFQLAIALFPDVHWDALHPQRPLRLWHLLSLAENEDITHTKLEIDESILHYLLGNVYQDQELALLLESLALPAPSLSVSHQKIVELAISGLLTSHPVQLCGWNLEDKRVIAQNIGDYFQLPVQVLSSRHLPSDPKELKHMVFRWRRGMLLAPTLLLLEYDPVKGSEVSQQAILTDFIQDLKTPVIISTSIRFSSVNVPLLTFDVPKLSYDEQLQLWQTHLGDATEKLNGHLEGITSQFNLPSTTIKAACSTLETELTEPDIIGDRLWHFCRLQARPSLDDLAVRIETKASWEDLILPAQHKQTLYQMVAHLRQRVRVYEEWGFAGNERRGLGISALFSGQSGTGKTLAAGIIARELKLDLYRIDLSSVVSKYIGETEKNLKQVFNAAEMGGAILLFDEADALFGKRSEVQDSRDRYANMEVSYLLQSIEAYQGLCVLTTNLKGGIDQAFLRRIRFIVQFPFPDRDSREAIWQRIFPAKTPTEGLDARKLSNLNVAGGNIRNIALNAAFLAADSGESVMMKHLYEATKSEYIKLERLLTEKEIKGWIN